In the genome of Massilia sp. PAMC28688, one region contains:
- a CDS encoding IS481 family transposase, protein MTQALHSQARTTHLIREEIRTSTLSQAALARLYNVSRQTIRKWQDRESPLDGSHCPLTLNTTLTPAQELIVVELRTTLLLPTDDLLAVTREFINPAVSRAGLGRCLRRHGVSDLRNLVAVQEGDKPPAAKTFKDYEPGYLHIDIKYLPQMPDEDARRYLFVAIDRATRWVYMDIYADQSDSSSVDFLSKVKAACPIKIVKLLTDNGSQFTDRFTSKKKDPDGNRIPSGKHVFDVLCKQLKIEHRLIPPRRPQTNGMVERFNGRISEIVNQTRFGSAAELESALRNYVKIYNHNIPQRALKHQTPIQALKKWQQEKPDLFLKRVYNQAGLDSWALWIISAFTIAGEAVIS, encoded by the coding sequence ATGACCCAAGCCCTGCACAGCCAAGCCCGTACGACCCACCTGATACGTGAGGAAATTCGAACGTCCACTTTGTCCCAGGCGGCACTGGCGCGACTCTACAACGTCAGCCGGCAGACAATTCGCAAATGGCAGGACCGAGAAAGTCCGCTCGATGGCTCGCATTGTCCCCTCACGTTGAATACCACGCTCACACCGGCGCAGGAGCTCATCGTGGTGGAATTGCGCACGACGCTTCTGCTGCCCACTGACGACCTGCTGGCCGTTACACGTGAGTTCATCAACCCGGCCGTCTCCCGCGCTGGCTTGGGGCGTTGCCTGCGCCGCCATGGCGTGTCGGACCTGCGCAATCTGGTCGCCGTGCAGGAAGGCGACAAACCGCCCGCCGCGAAGACGTTCAAGGACTATGAACCTGGCTACCTGCACATAGACATCAAGTACTTGCCGCAGATGCCGGACGAAGATGCGCGCCGCTATTTGTTCGTCGCCATCGACCGCGCAACCCGCTGGGTCTACATGGACATCTACGCCGACCAGTCCGATAGTAGCAGCGTCGATTTCCTGTCCAAGGTGAAGGCCGCCTGTCCGATCAAAATCGTCAAGCTGCTCACCGATAACGGCAGTCAATTTACAGACCGTTTTACCAGCAAGAAAAAGGACCCCGACGGCAACCGAATACCCAGTGGCAAGCATGTGTTCGATGTCCTGTGCAAGCAGCTCAAGATTGAGCACCGACTCATTCCGCCACGCCGCCCGCAAACCAACGGCATGGTGGAGCGCTTCAACGGCCGCATCAGCGAGATCGTCAACCAGACTCGCTTTGGTTCCGCAGCCGAGCTCGAATCAGCCCTGCGAAACTATGTGAAAATTTACAACCACAACATTCCTCAACGCGCATTAAAGCACCAGACGCCGATTCAGGCACTTAAGAAATGGCAGCAAGAAAAGCCTGATCTGTTCCTAAAACGCGTATATAACCAAGCGGGTCTTGACAGCTGGGCACTATGGATCATCAGTGCCTTCACCATCGCGGGCGAGGCAGTAATTTCGTAA
- a CDS encoding AAA family ATPase — protein sequence MRPLYGAPGTGKTQTARWIAAELELPLLTVRCDTLISSLLGQTSKNLRRVFDYVEQRPCVLFLDEFDALASARGNERDVGELQRVVIALLQNIDALSENTIVLAASNHERLLDPAVWRRFPFQLPLPLPDEELREKMWKEMLSSFVPDGLDMAPLIAKSEGASGALIELVVMDAKRHAILAGKTQVDSAELFRRLALAMALSQGETLASVGDEVAWLREWDAKIFSIRELSRLYSVSTRQITYLVQGKHGIPGKSTRKR from the coding sequence ATTCGCCCCCTCTATGGTGCACCGGGGACTGGCAAGACGCAGACTGCACGATGGATCGCAGCCGAGCTCGAATTACCTTTGCTAACGGTACGATGCGATACCTTGATCAGTAGCCTGCTTGGTCAGACCAGCAAGAACCTGCGTCGGGTGTTCGACTACGTGGAGCAGCGGCCGTGCGTGCTCTTCCTCGATGAGTTCGACGCGCTGGCGTCGGCGCGCGGCAATGAGCGCGATGTGGGCGAGCTGCAGCGCGTAGTGATCGCACTGCTCCAGAACATTGATGCGTTATCCGAGAACACTATTGTCTTGGCGGCGTCCAACCACGAACGCCTGCTTGATCCGGCGGTATGGCGCCGGTTCCCATTCCAACTTCCACTGCCGCTACCGGATGAAGAGTTGCGCGAGAAGATGTGGAAGGAAATGCTCAGCTCCTTCGTCCCCGATGGCCTCGATATGGCGCCGCTGATTGCCAAGTCCGAAGGCGCATCAGGCGCGCTGATAGAGCTTGTGGTCATGGACGCCAAGAGGCACGCCATCCTTGCGGGAAAAACTCAGGTCGATTCGGCTGAGTTGTTTCGCCGCTTGGCCCTGGCCATGGCCCTGTCGCAAGGTGAGACACTGGCTTCGGTGGGCGATGAGGTCGCCTGGTTGCGTGAATGGGATGCAAAAATATTTTCGATACGGGAACTGTCTCGGCTATATTCTGTTTCGACCAGGCAAATAACCTATCTCGTCCAAGGCAAACATGGCATCCCAGGCAAATCCACCCGCAAGAGGTAA
- a CDS encoding Tn3 family transposase, translating to MPRRSLLSDTERDSLLVLPQSQDDLIQQYSFTDADLALIRQRRGAANRLGFAVQMCLLRYPGYALASDTALPDSVLHWIAKQVRSDAGAWPEYGEREKTRNEHLHELRAYLGLSVFGLPDFRKLVDSLADLAMQTDKAMVIAAHSLETLRQKRIILPALPVIERACAEAVTRANRRIYRALIDPLERHHKRSLDNLLNVAPDMSITWLVWLRQSPLKPNSRYMREHIERLKVFQSLALPEGLGRQIHQNRLLKMAREGAQMTPRDLAKFEDERRYATLAALAIEGMATVTDELVDLHDRIMIKLFSAAKNKHQQDFQKQGKAINDKVRLYSRIGRALVEAKESGMDPYAAIEAVLPWTDFTQSVTEAAELAQPETFDHLHLVGEQYSTLRRYTPEFLDVLRLKAAPAAQAVLDAIDVLREMNMTGARKVPDDAPIAFVKARWKPLVITDDGLDRRFYEICVLSELKNSLRSGDIWVQGSRQFRDFEEYLLPTEKFGAMKSARELPIAVNQDCDQYLHDRLLLLEQQLATANRLALTNELPNAIITETGLRIIPQDAVVPDEAQALIDFASGMLPRIKITELLMDVDDWTGFTRHFVHLKSGEQAKDRTFLMSAILADAINLGLTKMAESSPGATYAKLSWLQAWHIRDETYSAGLAELVNAQFKHAFAAHWGDGTTSSSDGQRFRAGGRAESTGHINPKYGAEPGKLFYTHISDQYAPFSTRVVNVGVRDSTYVLDGLLYHESDLRIEEHYTDTAGFTDHVFALMHLLGFRFAPRIRDVGDTKLYVPAKVGDHPALRSMIGGSLNVKHLRAHWDDVLRLAASIKHGTVTASLMLRKLSSYPRQNGLAIALRELGRIERTLFILDWLQNVELRRRVHAGLNKGEARNALARAVFIHRLGEIRDRSFEQQRYRASGLNLVTAAIVLWNTVYLERATQALREKGKLPDDGMLQFLSPLGWEHINLTGDYVWRQQRIAEGGFRELRKPQE from the coding sequence ATGCCACGCCGCTCACTGCTGTCCGATACCGAACGCGACAGCTTATTGGTATTGCCACAAAGTCAGGATGATTTGATTCAGCAATACAGCTTCACGGATGCCGACCTGGCGTTGATCCGGCAGCGGCGCGGGGCAGCGAATCGCCTTGGGTTTGCGGTCCAGATGTGCCTGTTGCGCTATCCCGGCTACGCGCTTGCCAGCGACACCGCGCTGCCGGATTCGGTGTTGCACTGGATCGCCAAGCAGGTGCGCAGCGACGCCGGCGCCTGGCCGGAATACGGCGAGCGGGAGAAGACGCGCAACGAACACCTGCACGAGCTGCGCGCCTACCTGGGACTGTCAGTCTTCGGCCTGCCGGACTTCCGCAAGCTGGTGGACAGCCTGGCCGACCTCGCTATGCAGACCGACAAGGCGATGGTCATCGCCGCGCATTCCCTTGAAACGCTGCGCCAGAAGCGCATCATCCTGCCGGCGCTCCCTGTCATCGAGCGGGCCTGCGCCGAGGCCGTGACGCGGGCCAACCGGCGCATTTACCGCGCGCTGATCGATCCGCTGGAGCGGCACCACAAGCGCTCGCTTGACAACCTGCTCAACGTGGCGCCTGACATGAGCATCACCTGGCTTGTGTGGCTGCGCCAGTCTCCGCTCAAGCCCAATTCCCGCTACATGCGCGAACACATCGAAAGGCTCAAGGTGTTTCAGTCTCTGGCACTGCCGGAGGGGCTTGGCCGCCAGATCCACCAGAATCGCCTGCTGAAGATGGCGCGCGAGGGTGCGCAGATGACGCCGCGCGACCTGGCGAAGTTCGAGGATGAGCGGCGCTATGCGACACTGGCGGCGCTGGCCATCGAAGGCATGGCCACCGTGACGGACGAACTGGTCGACCTGCACGACCGCATCATGATCAAGCTGTTCAGCGCGGCCAAGAACAAGCATCAGCAGGACTTCCAGAAGCAGGGCAAGGCCATCAACGACAAGGTGCGCCTGTACAGCCGAATCGGGCGCGCGCTGGTCGAGGCCAAGGAATCCGGCATGGACCCGTATGCCGCGATCGAGGCCGTGCTGCCGTGGACAGACTTCACGCAAAGCGTGACCGAGGCGGCAGAACTGGCCCAGCCCGAGACGTTCGACCACCTGCACCTGGTGGGAGAGCAGTACAGCACCCTGCGGCGCTATACGCCTGAGTTCCTCGATGTGCTTCGGCTTAAAGCTGCGCCGGCGGCGCAAGCGGTGCTGGACGCGATCGACGTCCTGCGCGAGATGAACATGACCGGGGCGCGCAAGGTGCCGGACGATGCGCCGATCGCGTTCGTGAAGGCGCGGTGGAAGCCCCTGGTCATCACCGACGACGGTCTTGACCGCCGCTTCTACGAGATTTGCGTCTTGTCGGAGCTGAAGAATTCGTTGCGGTCGGGCGACATCTGGGTGCAGGGTTCGCGCCAGTTCCGGGACTTCGAGGAATACCTGCTACCCACGGAAAAGTTCGGGGCGATGAAATCAGCGCGCGAGCTGCCGATCGCGGTCAACCAGGACTGCGACCAGTACCTGCACGACCGCTTGCTCTTGCTCGAACAGCAACTGGCCACCGCCAACCGGCTCGCGCTGACGAACGAACTGCCCAATGCGATCATTACTGAGACAGGACTGAGGATCATCCCACAGGACGCCGTGGTGCCGGACGAGGCCCAGGCGCTGATTGACTTCGCCAGCGGCATGCTTCCCCGGATCAAGATCACCGAACTGCTGATGGACGTGGACGACTGGACAGGTTTCACGCGCCACTTTGTCCATCTTAAGAGCGGGGAGCAGGCCAAGGACCGGACGTTCCTCATGTCCGCGATCCTGGCCGACGCCATCAACCTCGGCCTGACCAAGATGGCGGAATCGAGTCCCGGCGCCACTTACGCGAAACTGTCCTGGTTGCAGGCCTGGCACATCCGGGACGAAACCTATTCGGCCGGCCTGGCTGAACTGGTCAACGCCCAGTTCAAGCACGCCTTCGCTGCGCACTGGGGCGACGGCACAACGTCGTCGTCGGACGGCCAGCGCTTCCGCGCGGGCGGCCGGGCCGAGAGCACGGGCCACATCAACCCCAAGTACGGCGCCGAGCCCGGCAAGCTGTTCTACACCCATATTTCCGATCAGTACGCGCCGTTCAGCACCAGAGTGGTCAACGTCGGCGTGCGCGACTCGACCTATGTGCTCGACGGCCTGCTGTACCACGAATCGGACCTTCGCATTGAGGAGCACTATACCGACACCGCCGGCTTCACCGACCACGTGTTCGCGCTAATGCACCTGCTGGGTTTCCGCTTCGCGCCGCGCATCCGCGATGTGGGAGACACCAAGCTGTACGTGCCGGCCAAAGTGGGCGATCACCCCGCCTTGCGCTCGATGATCGGCGGCAGCCTGAACGTCAAGCATCTGCGCGCACACTGGGACGACGTGCTGCGCTTGGCCGCCTCGATCAAGCACGGCACCGTCACAGCGTCGCTCATGCTGCGCAAGTTAAGCAGCTACCCGCGCCAGAACGGCCTGGCGATCGCGCTGCGCGAGCTGGGGCGGATCGAGCGCACGCTGTTTATCCTGGACTGGCTCCAGAACGTCGAGCTGCGCCGACGCGTACACGCCGGTTTGAACAAAGGCGAAGCGCGCAATGCGCTGGCCAGGGCGGTATTCATCCACCGGCTGGGCGAGATCCGCGACAGGTCGTTTGAGCAGCAGCGGTACCGCGCCAGCGGCCTGAATTTGGTGACGGCCGCAATCGTACTGTGGAACACGGTCTACCTGGAGCGGGCGACGCAGGCCTTACGTGAGAAAGGCAAGTTGCCAGACGACGGTATGCTGCAATTTTTGTCACCGCTGGGCTGGGAGCACATCAACCTGACCGGGGACTATGTGTGGCGCCAGCAGCGTATAGCCGAAGGCGGGTTCAGGGAGCTGCGCAAGCCCCAAGAGTAG
- a CDS encoding ATP-binding protein: MSAVETRPIPLDRHPITLHQYIVATPSIDALIRKIKQLIRMHTPGAIIFAYPRFGKTYGIRYVKNSLQYDYPGVVCLSCGTEAKKNPSEDAFFTTLLEAAGHPGALTGTVTRKRRRLLERIMELVDASGYNWFVMFADEAQRLEVMEYEWLRDVHDCLERRGVRMITLLVGQPQLLNQKSAFRQSSHTQIVLRFMISEMRFDGLKDADALAACLRGYDEAVHPPQSDWTFTRFFFPLAYQHGFRLLSEARTVWQAFARAHEQSGLKVSMEIPMQYFAHAVEIALETNMAQDHSTFQFTPDMWDFAVAESLYVEALTELHLGMASH; encoded by the coding sequence ATGTCCGCTGTTGAAACCAGGCCGATTCCGCTCGATAGGCACCCGATCACGCTGCACCAATACATTGTCGCCACTCCTAGCATTGATGCGCTAATCCGCAAGATAAAGCAGCTCATTCGCATGCATACGCCTGGAGCGATCATTTTCGCGTATCCCCGGTTCGGGAAAACCTATGGGATCCGGTATGTAAAGAATTCGCTACAGTACGACTATCCGGGAGTGGTTTGCCTGAGCTGCGGCACAGAGGCCAAGAAGAACCCGTCCGAGGACGCATTTTTCACCACGCTGCTCGAGGCAGCTGGGCACCCAGGCGCTTTAACGGGGACGGTCACGCGAAAACGCCGGCGGCTGCTGGAGCGAATCATGGAACTTGTCGATGCATCGGGCTACAACTGGTTTGTCATGTTCGCCGATGAAGCCCAGCGGCTTGAGGTCATGGAGTACGAGTGGCTCCGTGACGTTCACGACTGTTTGGAGCGTCGCGGCGTACGGATGATCACGCTGCTTGTGGGCCAACCGCAACTGCTCAATCAGAAGTCCGCGTTTCGCCAGAGTAGCCACACACAGATCGTGCTTCGCTTTATGATCAGCGAAATGCGCTTTGACGGCTTGAAGGATGCAGACGCGCTTGCCGCCTGCCTGCGGGGTTATGACGAGGCAGTCCATCCGCCTCAATCCGACTGGACATTCACGCGCTTCTTTTTCCCCTTGGCTTACCAGCATGGCTTTCGCCTTCTTAGCGAGGCGCGAACTGTATGGCAAGCGTTTGCACGTGCTCATGAACAGTCAGGATTAAAAGTATCGATGGAGATTCCGATGCAGTATTTTGCGCATGCCGTGGAGATTGCGCTGGAGACGAACATGGCACAGGACCATTCCACTTTTCAGTTCACGCCCGATATGTGGGATTTTGCAGTGGCCGAATCGTTATACGTTGAGGCCCTCACCGAACTTCATCTCGGCATGGCTTCTCACTAG
- a CDS encoding transposase family protein — MSRDATERFDHHSLCQSAPVVALWPGADASHLAAGDRLAFDSLSAALADLFGNHDLSVTAILAKHQVSRGKLYHTAPRCLKKHPDGRIYGFRAALPYMHIKEYERQAPAIVQPYEQAGCAGIFGQLLRQYPSLEKLIRGLVRRRSKRVVVGGQVRQPISDIHVQFIEKCRQLGIAETSYPFNVKRLAFRALQAFVHDLSLEDFDMSVAHAGGTKSGAAAHWEEQAPAATRAFEVVEFDGHKMDLRLTVTLIDPFGMERTLELHRIWILVLLDVFSRAVIGYHIALGKEYNKDDVAAALQCALTPAVARTYQIPDMCVKEGGGFPSQHIVETEFACWDWFRMDGAKSHLAEDTLSRLNQIVGCWTDNGPPASPNARPYIERFFHVIARHFAHRLPSTVGSDPESIEKALSDPGGNIHLTVELTELEDMVHVVLSNYNGTAHKGTGARTPLEAMAYSVRSSPGFLRTLPTPIRSNLCLMQEARIATIKGSTFKGVRPHVNFAHVRYSSPVLSTNAALIGRKVRIYYDVRDVRAIKAFFEDGSELGVLTATRPWNITPHSLRVRQEIHRLLAERKLRVGPEDCPIGAWTRMKWKECRTSKRAVNALAKANVKAPAPAAVEASMPAQQNALTTGVSDEVNAVNQPAPDNAVVVPTPMQIRRTIIF; from the coding sequence ATGAGCCGGGACGCTACAGAGCGTTTTGATCACCATAGCCTTTGCCAAAGCGCGCCAGTCGTTGCACTATGGCCGGGCGCCGACGCATCGCATCTAGCCGCAGGTGATAGGCTTGCCTTTGACTCATTATCTGCGGCCCTTGCCGACCTTTTTGGCAACCATGACCTCAGTGTCACCGCCATTTTGGCGAAGCATCAGGTCAGCAGAGGAAAGCTTTATCACACCGCTCCTCGCTGCCTGAAAAAACACCCGGACGGGCGGATCTACGGCTTTCGCGCCGCACTGCCGTACATGCATATCAAAGAATATGAGCGCCAGGCGCCTGCGATTGTACAGCCCTACGAGCAAGCCGGCTGTGCAGGAATCTTCGGCCAGCTCCTGCGCCAATATCCATCGCTAGAGAAGCTAATACGCGGCCTGGTTCGTCGCCGATCCAAGCGGGTGGTCGTGGGAGGGCAGGTGCGCCAGCCAATCAGCGACATACACGTCCAGTTCATCGAAAAATGCCGCCAACTAGGCATCGCCGAGACCAGTTATCCGTTCAACGTTAAACGGCTCGCCTTCCGTGCCCTGCAAGCGTTCGTCCACGACCTTTCACTTGAGGATTTCGACATGTCAGTCGCACATGCAGGAGGGACCAAATCCGGTGCCGCTGCACATTGGGAGGAGCAGGCCCCCGCGGCTACGCGGGCATTTGAAGTTGTAGAGTTTGACGGACACAAGATGGACCTGAGGCTGACGGTCACTTTGATAGATCCTTTCGGGATGGAGCGGACACTTGAGCTCCATCGAATCTGGATCCTCGTCTTGCTTGATGTTTTTAGCAGAGCTGTCATCGGGTACCACATCGCTCTGGGCAAAGAATATAACAAGGACGACGTCGCCGCTGCGTTGCAGTGCGCCTTGACTCCTGCCGTTGCACGGACCTACCAAATCCCCGACATGTGCGTGAAGGAGGGGGGAGGTTTCCCGTCTCAGCATATTGTCGAAACCGAGTTCGCTTGCTGGGACTGGTTCAGGATGGACGGCGCTAAATCGCATCTTGCTGAAGATACTTTGTCCCGGCTGAACCAAATTGTAGGGTGCTGGACCGACAACGGACCTCCTGCATCCCCCAACGCGCGGCCCTACATCGAACGGTTCTTTCATGTGATAGCGCGGCACTTTGCCCATCGACTTCCCAGCACTGTGGGAAGCGACCCTGAATCGATCGAGAAAGCGCTATCGGACCCGGGAGGCAATATCCACCTGACCGTCGAACTGACTGAACTTGAGGACATGGTACATGTCGTGCTATCGAACTATAACGGCACGGCACACAAAGGCACGGGAGCCCGAACCCCTCTTGAGGCTATGGCCTACTCGGTTCGCTCATCACCGGGCTTTCTCAGGACACTGCCAACACCAATCCGCAGCAATCTGTGCCTGATGCAGGAGGCAAGGATAGCGACGATTAAAGGATCTACTTTTAAAGGTGTGCGCCCCCATGTCAACTTCGCTCATGTCCGCTATTCCAGCCCAGTATTAAGCACCAATGCCGCTCTCATTGGACGTAAGGTACGGATTTATTACGATGTACGGGATGTGCGAGCAATCAAGGCATTTTTCGAAGATGGCAGCGAGCTAGGCGTGCTTACTGCTACACGCCCATGGAATATTACGCCGCACTCGCTTCGGGTCCGCCAGGAGATTCACCGACTTCTCGCCGAACGCAAGCTGCGCGTGGGCCCTGAGGACTGTCCAATTGGCGCATGGACACGGATGAAATGGAAGGAGTGCCGCACCAGCAAGCGCGCCGTGAACGCCCTGGCCAAAGCTAACGTCAAGGCCCCAGCCCCGGCGGCTGTGGAAGCTTCGATGCCAGCTCAACAGAACGCACTGACTACCGGCGTATCCGACGAGGTCAATGCAGTTAATCAGCCCGCGCCTGATAACGCGGTGGTCGTACCAACACCAATGCAAATTCGCCGCACGATCATCTTTTGA
- a CDS encoding IS66 family transposase, with the protein MPSSPTSLPDDIEALKALLLQRDGEVQQLRDTVTTLEQALNVRSLEIEQLKLQLAKLKRMQFGRKSEKLDRKIELLETRLEDLIAEDGAGEQKATLPAAHARKVARQPLPVHLPREDNIIEPPDQACSECGGKLKPLGEDVSEQLELINSAFKVIRHIRRKKACACCDHIVQAPAPSRPIERGIAGPGLLAHILVAKFADHLPLYRQSAIYARDGVELDRSTMARWVGACGALMRPLVDALQRYVLQPGKIHSDDTPMPVLAPGNGQTKTARLWVYVRDDRRSGSTAAPAAWFAYTPNRQGQHPQSHLANFTGVLQADAFPGYDKIFADGRVREAACMAHARRKIHDLHARKATVTTTEALRRIGELYAIEEQIRGQLPDHRQRIRQAQARPLLDDFEVWLRARLLTLSTQSDTTKAINYLLNQWQALVYYCEDGLAEIDNNIAENALRTCCLGRKNFLFMGADSGGERAATMYSLIVSAKLNGIDPQAYLRHVLAHIADYPVNRVEDLLPWNLADKLSTVSA; encoded by the coding sequence ATGCCTTCCAGCCCTACCTCACTTCCCGACGATATCGAAGCCTTAAAAGCGCTGCTGCTGCAGCGCGACGGCGAAGTGCAACAACTGCGCGATACCGTCACGACGCTGGAGCAGGCCCTCAATGTCCGCTCTCTCGAAATCGAGCAGCTCAAACTCCAGTTGGCAAAGCTCAAGCGAATGCAGTTTGGCCGCAAGTCCGAGAAGCTCGACCGCAAGATCGAACTGCTGGAAACGCGGCTGGAGGATCTCATTGCCGAGGATGGCGCCGGCGAGCAGAAAGCGACATTGCCCGCTGCGCACGCGCGCAAGGTTGCGCGCCAGCCGCTGCCGGTGCATCTACCGCGCGAAGACAATATCATTGAGCCGCCGGACCAGGCCTGCTCCGAATGCGGTGGCAAACTCAAGCCCTTGGGCGAGGATGTATCCGAGCAGCTTGAGCTCATCAATTCGGCCTTCAAGGTAATTCGGCATATACGCCGCAAGAAGGCATGCGCCTGCTGCGATCACATCGTGCAGGCGCCAGCGCCTAGCCGCCCCATCGAACGCGGCATCGCAGGACCAGGCTTGCTGGCGCACATACTCGTCGCCAAGTTCGCCGACCATCTGCCACTGTACCGCCAGTCCGCCATCTACGCACGTGACGGCGTCGAGCTTGATCGTTCCACGATGGCGCGCTGGGTAGGTGCGTGCGGGGCCCTGATGCGCCCCCTGGTCGACGCACTGCAGCGCTACGTGCTCCAGCCCGGCAAGATCCATTCGGATGACACGCCGATGCCTGTGCTTGCGCCGGGGAACGGCCAAACCAAGACAGCACGCCTGTGGGTCTACGTGCGCGACGACAGGCGCTCCGGCTCGACTGCGGCGCCGGCCGCATGGTTCGCCTATACGCCGAATCGCCAAGGCCAGCATCCACAGTCGCACCTGGCCAACTTCACTGGGGTTCTACAGGCCGACGCGTTTCCAGGCTACGATAAAATCTTCGCCGATGGCCGCGTGCGCGAAGCAGCGTGCATGGCGCATGCGCGACGCAAGATCCATGATCTGCATGCGCGCAAGGCGACCGTGACAACGACAGAAGCGTTGCGGCGGATCGGCGAACTGTACGCAATCGAAGAACAGATCCGCGGCCAGCTGCCTGATCATCGACAGCGAATACGGCAAGCACAAGCGCGGCCTTTGCTCGACGACTTTGAAGTATGGTTGCGGGCACGGCTGCTCACACTATCGACCCAGTCCGACACTACGAAAGCCATAAACTACTTGCTCAATCAGTGGCAGGCGCTGGTGTACTACTGCGAAGATGGCTTGGCCGAGATCGACAACAACATCGCCGAGAACGCGTTGAGAACCTGCTGCCTTGGCCGCAAGAACTTCTTGTTCATGGGCGCAGACAGCGGCGGCGAGCGCGCTGCAACGATGTACTCGCTGATCGTCAGCGCCAAGCTCAACGGCATCGATCCGCAGGCTTATCTACGCCATGTGCTGGCCCACATCGCCGACTATCCGGTCAATCGGGTTGAAGATTTGTTGCCGTGGAATCTGGCTGATAAACTGAGCACTGTCAGCGCGTAG
- a CDS encoding transposase — translation MKPGNRKGRPNYPVEFKRRLAAAACEAGVSVSKLSMANGVNANMVFKWRREYRAGLFDNIPDASTTLLPVVIADTPLMVAPAVIAQAASPAANLSTVEIIFADAVVRVHEGVDAALLRTIFQSLRP, via the coding sequence ATGAAGCCGGGAAACCGGAAAGGGCGGCCGAACTATCCGGTCGAGTTCAAGCGGCGCCTTGCCGCTGCGGCGTGCGAAGCCGGGGTGTCGGTTTCGAAGCTTTCGATGGCCAACGGCGTCAACGCCAACATGGTGTTCAAGTGGCGCCGCGAGTATCGCGCAGGTCTCTTTGACAATATACCGGACGCAAGCACAACGTTGCTGCCGGTCGTTATTGCGGATACTCCGTTGATGGTGGCGCCGGCGGTGATCGCCCAAGCGGCGTCGCCTGCCGCCAACCTGAGCACGGTCGAGATCATCTTCGCCGACGCGGTCGTGCGTGTTCACGAGGGCGTCGACGCTGCGCTGCTCAGAACGATCTTCCAGAGTCTGCGACCATGA
- a CDS encoding site-specific integrase: MPTCVQTVLASRLPLTSRHSLYAIVKGRIAQTADFLASVGDMARREQILAASPHWLRHTFAKAALMTGHDLRTVAGWLGHRDIGTTMIYTEQQALDLIRASEQAEPGLLARENALPS, from the coding sequence ATGCCTACTTGCGTCCAGACGGTGCTGGCGTCACGCTTACCCCTAACCTCCCGACATAGCCTGTACGCGATCGTCAAGGGCCGCATCGCGCAGACAGCGGATTTTCTGGCTTCCGTTGGCGACATGGCACGTCGCGAACAAATCCTTGCCGCCTCGCCCCATTGGCTTCGACACACTTTTGCTAAGGCTGCACTGATGACTGGCCACGATCTGCGCACTGTGGCCGGCTGGCTGGGCCATCGCGATATCGGTACCACCATGATCTACACTGAACAGCAGGCGCTTGACTTGATTCGCGCCTCCGAACAGGCTGAGCCGGGACTTTTAGCGCGGGAAAATGCATTGCCCAGTTAG
- the tnpB gene encoding IS66 family insertion sequence element accessory protein TnpB (TnpB, as the term is used for proteins encoded by IS66 family insertion elements, is considered an accessory protein, since TnpC, encoded by a neighboring gene, is a DDE family transposase.): MIGLPAGTRIWIAAGFTDMRCGFNGLAAKVESALLDDPFSGHVFAFRGRRGNVIKLLWSSGDGLCMFAKRLEHGRFVWPQATDGKVHLTPAQLSMLLEGINWKQPERTAPLMSVL; the protein is encoded by the coding sequence ATGATCGGGCTGCCGGCGGGCACACGTATCTGGATCGCTGCAGGCTTCACGGATATGCGCTGCGGCTTTAACGGCCTGGCGGCCAAGGTGGAGAGTGCGTTGCTGGACGACCCATTCAGCGGCCACGTGTTCGCGTTCCGTGGTCGGCGCGGCAACGTCATCAAGTTGCTGTGGTCCAGTGGCGATGGCCTGTGCATGTTCGCCAAGCGCCTCGAGCATGGCCGCTTCGTCTGGCCGCAAGCAACCGACGGCAAGGTCCATCTGACGCCGGCCCAACTGTCGATGCTCCTCGAAGGCATCAACTGGAAACAGCCCGAACGCACCGCGCCCCTCATGTCGGTGTTGTAA